In Deltaproteobacteria bacterium, the sequence GACATGGGGAGATGACTTCAATAAACCTAAAGCCTCGTTTGTTTAACGCTTCACGCATACTTTTGGCTAATTGATTAACATGAAATGTTGTCCAGCGCGCCACATACACTGCACCTGCCGACTCAGCGAGATTGGGTAAATTAAATGGTTCTTCAAATTGTCCAAAAGGAGCGGTGGTAAACTTTGCAGACGCAGGCGATGTTGGGCTAACCTGGCCACCGGTCATGCCGTAAGTGAAGTTGTTAACACATATAACTAAAAGGTCCATATTGCGACGTGCTGCATGAATAAAATGATTGCCGCCAATGGCAATTAAATCGCCTTCACCAGAATAAACTACAACATTTAATTCTGGATTAGCTAGCTTAAGGCCAGTGGCAAACGGAATAGCACGACCATGAGTAGTATGAAACGAATCAAAATTTAAGTAACCTGAAACGCGACCACTGCAGCCAATACCAGAAACGATAGCAGTTTTTTCAAGATTTACTTTCGCTTGTTTAAGCGCACGCGCAAAAGCATTAACACTAGTGCCAACGCCACAACCAGGGCACCAAATGCTAGGCATGCGATCAAGACGCAGCATAGCATTTACAGGATTTTGTTCTTCTTTGACGCAGTCACAATAAAAAGCATTTGCGTCATTATCAACTTTCATTTTAGTGCTCCTTTAACCCTTTGCTGCTTTAATAATAGCCGCAGCAATAACTTCGGGTTCATGCACCTCACCGCCACCATGGCCAACCAAGATAGCCGGTGCTTTGCCTGCAGCAACTCTTTGAACTTCTAAGACCATTTGTCCGTAATTAATCTCAGGCACCACAAATGCTTTAACTTTACTAGCTAACTCACGAATGCGTTGCTCAGGAAACGGCCAACAAACAATCAGCCTTAATAAACCAACTTTAACGCCTTGCTCACGAGCTATAGTAATAGATCGACGTGCTACTCGTGAAGTAATCCCATAGGCAACAACTATCACTTCGGCATCTTCGATATCGACTTCTTCGCAACGCGTAATCTGATTTGCATTAAGTCTGATTTTATTAACTAAACGATGAACCAATTGTTCTTGGATATGTTGATTCATAATTGGATAGCCACGCTCGTCATGAGTTAGGCCGGTAACTAAAATTTTATAACCATCACCAGCTTTGGCCATATCCGGAACCATGTCAGATGCTGGCTCAAATAATTTAAAGTCTTGTGGTGACTTTTTAGTAAAACGTCGTTCAGTTACCTGAATATCTTTTGCTTCAGGAATAACCACACGTTCAGTCATATGACCAACGACTTCATCCATCATTAATAACACCGGCACACGCCATTGTTCTGCTAAGTTGAATGATTCTATAGCAAGATCAAAACATTCTTGTGGTGAATCTGGCGAAAGTGCAATTATTTCATAATCGCCATGCGAGCCCCAACGCGCTTGCATCATATCGGCTTGCCCTGGCTGAGTTGGTAAGCCGGTTGACGGACCACCGCGCTGTACATCAACGAAAACACATGGAGTCTCAGTCATTGCCGCTAAACCAATATGCTCCATCATTAGCGAAAAACCTGGCCCTGATGTGACCGTTAATGCTTTCTTGCCAGCCCAAACCGCACCTTGCAATGCTATCGAAGCCGCAAGCTCGTCTTCCATTTGAATGAAAACACCGCCCATATATGGCATTCGCGAAGCAATACGCTCAACAACTTCGGTTGAAGGGGTAATAGGATAACCAGCCGCAAAACGACAGCCTGCTGCAAGTGCGCCTTCACATGCTGCATGATTGCCATCGATATAATGCGAGCCGGTGAGGACACCCGCCGGATCTGCACTCA encodes:
- a CDS encoding 2-oxoacid:ferredoxin oxidoreductase subunit beta; this translates as MKVDNDANAFYCDCVKEEQNPVNAMLRLDRMPSIWCPGCGVGTSVNAFARALKQAKVNLEKTAIVSGIGCSGRVSGYLNFDSFHTTHGRAIPFATGLKLANPELNVVVYSGEGDLIAIGGNHFIHAARRNMDLLVICVNNFTYGMTGGQVSPTSPASAKFTTAPFGQFEEPFNLPNLAESAGAVYVARWTTFHVNQLAKSMREALNKRGFRFIEVISPCPTLYQRRNKLGDGLDAMKYYVEKSVINNNADTREIKIDFQDEITVGTFVNKERPTFLESMNARFSQTIGASYQPYPEG
- a CDS encoding 2-oxoacid:acceptor oxidoreductase subunit alpha, giving the protein MSADPAGVLTGSHYIDGNHAACEGALAAGCRFAAGYPITPSTEVVERIASRMPYMGGVFIQMEDELAASIALQGAVWAGKKALTVTSGPGFSLMMEHIGLAAMTETPCVFVDVQRGGPSTGLPTQPGQADMMQARWGSHGDYEIIALSPDSPQECFDLAIESFNLAEQWRVPVLLMMDEVVGHMTERVVIPEAKDIQVTERRFTKKSPQDFKLFEPASDMVPDMAKAGDGYKILVTGLTHDERGYPIMNQHIQEQLVHRLVNKIRLNANQITRCEEVDIEDAEVIVVAYGITSRVARRSITIAREQGVKVGLLRLIVCWPFPEQRIRELASKVKAFVVPEINYGQMVLEVQRVAAGKAPAILVGHGGGEVHEPEVIAAAIIKAAKG